A window of Lepus europaeus isolate LE1 chromosome 11, mLepTim1.pri, whole genome shotgun sequence contains these coding sequences:
- the RNASE6 gene encoding ribonuclease K6, with amino-acid sequence MVLDLQGCLPPFLLLLQLLGPMCSLCAWPEYLTKARWFEIQHIQPNLLQCNRAMRGVNNYTQHCKPFNTFLHDSLQDVAAVCDFPKVTCRNGRHNCHQSSKPINMTNCRLTAGKYPDCSYSDATQYKFFIVACDPPQKSDPPYHLVPVHLDKII; translated from the coding sequence ATGGTGCTAGATCTTCAGGGATGTTTGCCCCCCTTCCTATTGCTGCTGCAACTATTGGGTCCCATGTGTTCACTTTGTGCTTGGCCTGAGTACCTCACCAAGGCTCGTTGGTTTGAAATTCAGCACATTCAGCCAAATCTTCTCCAATGCAACAGGGCGATGAGAGGTGTCAATAATTATACCCAGCACTGCAAGCCCTTCAACACTTTTCTGCATGACTCTCTTCAGGATGTGGCTGCTGTCTGTGATTTTCCCAAAGTCACCTGCAGGAATGGTAGGCACAACTGTCACCAGAGCTCAAAGCCTATCAACATGACCAACTGCAGACTCACTGCAGGGAAGTATCCTGACTGCTCCTACAGTGATGCAACCCAGTACAAATTCTTCATTGTCGCCTGTGACCCCCCTCAGAAGAGCGACCCTCCCTACCACTTGGTTCCCGTACACTTAGATAAGATTATCTAA
- the RNASE1 gene encoding ribonuclease pancreatic isoform X1, translated as MDGVTAETAHPLPQGTELEIRLFQESEITMALDKPLILLVLGLLMLGLAQSGLDNESPAMKFQRQHVDPKLPLSSTYCNKKMEQQDITQGCKPLNTFVHEPLQKIQAVCFQEKVTCKDGKTNCYQSTSKMRTTDCSLLGTSKYPDCKYQTIQKERYIILACEGNPSVPVHFDASVE; from the exons ATGGACGGAGTAACTGCAGAAACTGCCCATCCACTCCCTCAGGGGACTGAGCTGGAGATCAG ACTCTTCCAGGAAAGCGAGATCACCATGGCTCTGGACAAGCCCCTCATCCTACTTGTCCTGGGGCTGCTAATGCTGGGATTGGCACAGTCTGGTTTGGACAATGAATCCCCAGCCATGAAGTTCCAGCGGCAGCACGTAGATCCAAAACTTCCCCTCAGCAGCACCTACTGCAACAAAAAGATGGAGCAACAGGACATAACACAGGGCTGCAAGCCACTGAACACCTTTGTGCACGAACCCCTGCAAAAGATCCAGGCAGTCTGTTTCCAGGAGAAGGTCACCTGCAAGGACGGGAAGACCAACTGCTACCAGAGCACCTCCAAAATGCGCACCACAGACTGCTCCCTGTTAGGTACATCCAAGTACCCTGACTGCAAGTACCAGACCATTCAGAAAGAAAGATACATCATTTTAGCTTGTGAGGGGAACCCATCTGTGCCAGTCCACTTTGACGCTTCTGTGGAGTAA
- the RNASE1 gene encoding ribonuclease pancreatic isoform X2, whose translation MALDKPLILLVLGLLMLGLAQSGLDNESPAMKFQRQHVDPKLPLSSTYCNKKMEQQDITQGCKPLNTFVHEPLQKIQAVCFQEKVTCKDGKTNCYQSTSKMRTTDCSLLGTSKYPDCKYQTIQKERYIILACEGNPSVPVHFDASVE comes from the coding sequence ATGGCTCTGGACAAGCCCCTCATCCTACTTGTCCTGGGGCTGCTAATGCTGGGATTGGCACAGTCTGGTTTGGACAATGAATCCCCAGCCATGAAGTTCCAGCGGCAGCACGTAGATCCAAAACTTCCCCTCAGCAGCACCTACTGCAACAAAAAGATGGAGCAACAGGACATAACACAGGGCTGCAAGCCACTGAACACCTTTGTGCACGAACCCCTGCAAAAGATCCAGGCAGTCTGTTTCCAGGAGAAGGTCACCTGCAAGGACGGGAAGACCAACTGCTACCAGAGCACCTCCAAAATGCGCACCACAGACTGCTCCCTGTTAGGTACATCCAAGTACCCTGACTGCAAGTACCAGACCATTCAGAAAGAAAGATACATCATTTTAGCTTGTGAGGGGAACCCATCTGTGCCAGTCCACTTTGACGCTTCTGTGGAGTAA